The Bacteroidota bacterium genome window below encodes:
- a CDS encoding serine hydroxymethyltransferase translates to MEKDTEIFSLINKEKKRQQHGIELIASENFVSKQVMQAMGSCLTNKYAEGLPGKRYYGGCEIVDQVEQIAIDRAKTLFNAAWVNVQPHSGAQANAAVMLGVIQPGDTILGFDLSHGGHLTHGSSVNFSGKLYRPTFYGVRQETGQVDYDAMEVTARKEKPKLIIAGASSYSRDWDFIRMRQIADEVGALLMADIAHPAGLIARGLLNDPLPYCHIVTTTTHKTLRGPRGGIIMMGKDFENPMGHKTPKGEIKMMSAVLDGAVFPGTQGGPLEHVIAAKAVAFGEDLTDEYFKYCVQMVKNAKAMANAFIALGYKIISDGTDNHSMLIDLRSKNVTGKLAENILVKADITVNKNMVPFDDKSPFITSGIRVGTPAMTTRGIKEKDCEKIVKLIDEVLMNHDNETKVAGVKKKVNTMMERFPLY, encoded by the coding sequence ATGGAAAAAGATACAGAGATCTTCAGTCTCATCAATAAAGAAAAGAAACGTCAGCAGCATGGAATTGAATTGATCGCTTCTGAAAATTTTGTAAGTAAACAAGTAATGCAGGCAATGGGCTCTTGTCTGACGAATAAATATGCTGAAGGACTACCGGGAAAAAGATATTACGGCGGATGTGAAATTGTAGATCAGGTTGAGCAGATCGCTATTGATCGTGCAAAGACATTATTCAATGCAGCATGGGTTAATGTTCAACCGCATTCAGGAGCGCAGGCAAATGCTGCTGTTATGCTTGGCGTGATTCAACCGGGAGATACAATTCTTGGTTTTGATCTTTCTCATGGTGGCCATTTAACTCATGGTTCATCTGTAAACTTTTCCGGCAAACTTTATCGCCCAACATTCTATGGTGTTCGTCAGGAAACCGGTCAGGTAGACTATGATGCAATGGAAGTTACAGCAAGAAAAGAAAAACCGAAATTGATAATTGCAGGTGCTTCGTCTTATTCGCGTGACTGGGATTTTATCAGAATGAGACAAATTGCTGACGAAGTTGGCGCATTGCTTATGGCAGATATTGCACATCCTGCCGGATTGATCGCACGTGGTTTGCTGAATGATCCGCTTCCTTATTGTCACATTGTTACAACTACAACACATAAAACACTTCGCGGACCAAGAGGCGGAATAATCATGATGGGCAAGGATTTTGAAAATCCAATGGGACACAAAACTCCTAAAGGAGAAATCAAAATGATGAGTGCTGTACTTGATGGCGCTGTTTTTCCGGGAACACAAGGTGGACCACTGGAACATGTTATTGCAGCAAAGGCTGTAGCATTTGGAGAAGATCTTACTGATGAATATTTCAAATATTGTGTTCAGATGGTTAAGAATGCAAAAGCTATGGCAAATGCCTTTATCGCTTTAGGATATAAGATCATTAGTGATGGCACCGACAATCATTCAATGCTTATCGATCTGAGAAGTAAAAATGTTACCGGAAAATTAGCTGAAAATATTTTAGTGAAAGCAGATATCACTGTAAACAAAAACATGGTTCCTTTCGATGACAAATCACCTTTCATTACATCCGGGATCCGTGTCGGTACTCCTGCAATGACCACCCGGGGCATTAAAGAAAAAGATTGTGAAAAAATCGTAAAGCTTATCGACGAAGTCCTGATGAATCACGACAATGAAACGAAAGTTGCTGGTGTTAAGAAGAAAGTGAATACGATGATGGAGCGGTTTCCACTATATTAG
- a CDS encoding homogentisate 1,2-dioxygenase has translation MAQHHKLRSLPPKPHTQFRKPNQELYAEELVSTHGFSNVYSLIYHCYPPTMVKSIGESFSVAPEIAFEKSLKHQSFEGFNVIPTSDYLRSRVPVLVNSDVHITLASPQASMKDYFFKNADADEVIFIHEGSGTIKTIYGQLEFKYGDYLVVPRGTVYQLHFTDSNNRLFIVESFTAIEFPKRYRNAYGQLEEHSPFCERDIRKPEKLETIDQKGEFKIMIKKQGIVYPYIYATHPFDAIGWDGNLYPYILSIHDFEPITGRLHLPPPIHQTFEANNFVICSFVPRLYDYHPLSIPAPYHHSNIDSDEVLYYVDGDFMSRKKVTRGMITLHPAGIPHGPHPGTVEKSIGQKETKELAVMVDTFRPLSITKQGLAIMSEDYFGSWIEVSSRFKVQSSKFKVGCVGNYEANFEL, from the coding sequence ATGGCTCAACACCACAAACTGCGCAGTCTTCCTCCTAAGCCACATACACAATTCAGAAAACCAAATCAGGAATTATATGCAGAAGAATTGGTTTCAACTCACGGCTTTTCGAATGTCTACTCACTGATCTATCATTGTTATCCGCCTACAATGGTAAAATCCATTGGAGAATCTTTTTCAGTTGCGCCGGAAATAGCATTTGAAAAATCTTTGAAACATCAGAGCTTCGAAGGCTTCAATGTTATTCCGACATCAGATTATTTGCGTAGCAGAGTTCCGGTATTAGTGAATTCGGATGTACATATTACACTCGCTTCACCACAGGCATCAATGAAAGATTATTTTTTCAAGAATGCCGATGCCGATGAAGTGATCTTTATTCACGAAGGAAGTGGAACAATAAAAACTATTTATGGTCAGCTTGAATTTAAATATGGTGACTATTTAGTTGTTCCAAGAGGAACGGTCTACCAATTGCATTTTACTGATAGCAACAACAGACTTTTCATCGTTGAATCTTTTACTGCAATTGAGTTTCCGAAAAGATACAGAAATGCTTACGGTCAATTAGAAGAGCATTCTCCATTCTGTGAGAGAGACATCCGCAAACCTGAAAAGCTGGAGACGATTGATCAGAAAGGTGAATTCAAGATCATGATCAAAAAACAGGGTATTGTTTATCCTTACATTTATGCAACGCATCCTTTTGATGCCATCGGATGGGATGGAAATTTATATCCCTACATCTTATCAATTCATGACTTCGAACCGATCACAGGAAGATTGCATCTGCCGCCACCAATACATCAGACATTCGAAGCGAATAATTTTGTGATCTGCTCATTTGTTCCGCGCCTATACGATTATCATCCATTAAGCATTCCTGCTCCTTACCATCATAGTAACATTGATTCGGATGAAGTTCTCTATTATGTTGATGGAGATTTTATGAGCAGAAAAAAAGTAACCCGTGGTATGATCACATTGCATCCGGCAGGAATTCCGCATGGTCCGCATCCGGGCACTGTTGAAAAAAGTATCGGTCAAAAAGAAACAAAAGAATTAGCAGTAATGGTCGATACCTTCAGGCCACTTTCAATAACCAAACAAGGCCTGGCAATTATGTCGGAGGATTATTTTGGGAGTTGGATAGAAGTTAGTTCAAGGTTCAAAGTTCAAAGTTCAAAGTTCAAAGTTGGCTGCGTAGGAAACTACGAAGCCAACTTTGAACTTTGA
- a CDS encoding T9SS type A sorting domain-containing protein: MKKSKLQVMIEFLSHLSQLKRASKSGIKVPTVKNGRQLSVVLVLFLLFSTNMFAVTYYSRTSGGNWNVASTWSTVGYGNATNSGTFPSAGDVANIGDGYTVMINAAVNVGTINIGQGVSGTLEFRSTSNYTVNVSGSVTVNTGARFYYNSAVIRTHQVNVSKNFTNYGQVDFYVGAGQLVNLSFNTNSNSIVSGTGTWDLNNVTLNKTLSTAFTLNVQTSTFESGIRSFIGTYGTYIHNNSGTYLINPTAATFTIGPNMKYQIPLGTMWFASNADNVVIQGEMYITGGTVKIGKTNGIQGLRYDQNGATIPKLDISAGSLEVHGGITYGTASSTEPFHFRMTGGAVTINSGSTGSNRQLLYLNDVATSTFYMNAGTITFQRPNTNGALTVDFAVPGTNGSVTSNGGILQFGNASTAAGAVFNFRPYANVTQPHFRVSGSAGNAITLATSYGSTTNFRILSLYIDVNKTFDIRSIGGAVGDSKTMTLMTTCNGVEALYNAGTFQQRLSTVTFNTSGAQAIGGPNTTTFYNLSINNASHITLNKPTNVTNFLTMVNGKLLTTNANVLTCTSTASATIGSSTSYVDGPMVHTVASAALTARTFPVGKGSAYRPVVLTVTHNNALSVTYRAEVNNSPATALPYTYPPTIANVSAVRYTRIIRSAVSNFTSGRIQMYYNTDDVVGDKNTLTVAHDDGVSQWRNIGGTATANWVGNITSGLFTSFNTYFALANPPGGGNALPVSLTSFTAAFEGKNVAVKWTTESEINNDFFTLERSTDNIHYSEITQVDGAGNSTTSKSYSYTDQQALRGISYYRLKQTDFDGNFEYFPAAVVQNKNKGSFVIYPNPASTSIVHLSGETNLENAVVVVQDITGRTIPATYRTTENGSVEIQIDEYYLKTGAVFFINATDGETVIREKLLIN; encoded by the coding sequence ATGAAAAAATCGAAATTACAGGTTATGATAGAATTTTTATCGCACCTGTCTCAACTAAAAAGAGCTTCTAAAAGCGGTATTAAAGTACCGACTGTAAAAAACGGACGCCAGTTGAGTGTTGTTCTTGTATTGTTCCTGCTATTTTCAACAAACATGTTTGCTGTCACTTATTATTCCCGGACATCCGGAGGTAATTGGAACGTAGCTTCAACATGGTCAACTGTTGGATATGGTAATGCAACAAATTCCGGAACATTCCCATCTGCAGGTGACGTAGCAAATATTGGTGATGGTTATACTGTCATGATCAATGCTGCTGTCAATGTTGGTACTATTAATATAGGTCAAGGTGTATCAGGAACACTTGAATTCAGATCAACATCCAATTACACTGTCAATGTAAGCGGAAGTGTAACTGTAAATACAGGTGCACGGTTCTATTACAATTCAGCAGTGATCCGGACACATCAGGTGAACGTTTCAAAAAACTTTACTAATTATGGTCAGGTTGATTTTTATGTTGGCGCAGGTCAGCTTGTCAATCTTTCATTTAATACAAATTCTAATAGCATTGTTTCCGGAACCGGTACATGGGATCTTAACAATGTCACTTTAAATAAAACATTATCTACTGCCTTCACATTAAATGTTCAGACAAGTACGTTTGAATCAGGTATACGTAGTTTCATTGGAACGTATGGAACTTACATTCATAACAACTCAGGAACTTACCTGATAAATCCTACAGCAGCAACTTTCACGATTGGGCCTAACATGAAATACCAGATTCCATTAGGAACTATGTGGTTTGCATCGAATGCAGACAACGTTGTGATTCAAGGGGAAATGTACATAACAGGCGGAACAGTAAAAATAGGTAAAACAAATGGTATACAAGGATTAAGATATGATCAGAATGGAGCAACTATTCCAAAGTTAGATATCTCTGCAGGTTCACTTGAAGTACATGGTGGAATTACTTATGGAACGGCATCCAGTACCGAACCCTTTCATTTCCGAATGACAGGTGGAGCAGTTACTATTAATTCAGGAAGTACAGGCTCAAATCGTCAGTTATTATATCTGAATGATGTTGCTACCAGTACTTTTTACATGAATGCCGGAACTATAACATTCCAGCGTCCAAATACCAACGGAGCACTTACAGTAGATTTTGCAGTACCGGGAACAAATGGTAGCGTAACTTCTAATGGTGGTATTCTTCAATTTGGTAATGCGTCAACTGCTGCAGGTGCTGTATTTAATTTCAGACCTTATGCAAACGTAACGCAACCGCATTTCAGAGTATCAGGAAGCGCAGGTAATGCCATCACTCTGGCAACTTCATATGGATCAACTACAAATTTCAGAATTCTAAGTTTATACATTGATGTAAATAAAACATTTGACATTCGTTCAATTGGCGGTGCTGTTGGAGACTCAAAAACGATGACCCTCATGACTACCTGCAATGGTGTCGAAGCATTGTACAATGCCGGTACATTCCAGCAACGATTGAGTACAGTTACATTCAATACATCAGGAGCACAGGCAATTGGTGGACCGAATACAACTACTTTCTATAATCTAAGCATAAACAACGCAAGTCATATCACGCTTAACAAGCCAACAAATGTTACTAATTTCCTCACGATGGTGAATGGTAAATTATTAACTACAAATGCAAACGTACTAACTTGTACATCTACCGCATCTGCTACGATCGGTTCGAGCACGAGTTATGTTGATGGTCCTATGGTCCATACTGTTGCATCAGCTGCACTTACTGCAAGAACTTTCCCTGTTGGAAAAGGTTCAGCATATCGTCCTGTTGTTTTAACTGTAACTCATAACAATGCTCTTTCAGTTACTTACAGAGCAGAAGTAAATAATTCACCGGCAACTGCATTGCCTTACACATATCCACCAACAATTGCAAACGTTTCAGCGGTACGTTATACACGTATCATTCGCTCAGCAGTAAGTAATTTCACAAGCGGAAGAATTCAGATGTATTACAATACAGATGATGTTGTAGGCGATAAAAACACTCTTACTGTTGCGCATGATGACGGCGTTTCTCAATGGAGAAATATTGGCGGAACTGCTACGGCAAACTGGGTAGGAAATATTACATCAGGACTGTTTACCAGCTTCAATACTTATTTTGCTCTGGCTAATCCTCCGGGTGGTGGTAATGCTCTTCCGGTTTCACTTACTTCATTCACTGCTGCCTTTGAAGGAAAAAATGTTGCGGTAAAATGGACAACTGAATCAGAGATCAATAACGATTTCTTTACTCTTGAAAGATCTACTGACAACATCCATTATTCTGAAATTACTCAGGTCGATGGAGCGGGAAATTCAACAACATCAAAAAGTTACTCATACACAGATCAGCAAGCATTACGTGGAATTTCATACTACCGTCTGAAACAAACAGACTTTGATGGAAATTTTGAATACTTCCCTGCTGCTGTTGTACAAAATAAAAACAAAGGATCATTTGTGATCTATCCTAATCCTGCTAGTACAAGTATCGTTCACCTTTCAGGTGAAACAAATCTTGAGAATGCAGTAGTTGTTGTTCAGGATATAACAGGACGTACAATTCCTGCAACTTACAGAACAACAGAAAATGGTTCAGTCGAAATTCAAATTGATGAGTATTACTTAAAAACCGGTGCTGTATTTTTTATAAATGCAACAGACGGCGAAACAGTGATCAGAGAAAAATTACTCATCAACTAA
- a CDS encoding fumarylacetoacetate hydrolase family protein, with the protein MKLVSYLANNGEHLGLFVENTIYNLPENAGLIGKQLPDSMAAFLNGGSDAMKIAHEVNTGIINKSIKAIAANVNSDALLAPVPHPTSCRDGYAFRQHVEAARRNRKVPMITEFDQYPIFYFTNHNAVQGPGDVVCMPDHFQKLDFELEVSIVIGKKGRNVKAADADSYIAGYMIMNDMSARTLQMEEMALNLGPAKGKDFSTVIGPWLVTPDELEQYKVPAKPGHVGNAYDLPMTCKVNGKVVSQGNMKEMDWTFAEIIERCAYGVDILPGDVIGSGTVGTGCFLELNGTGLLNDPNYKVQWLQPNDVVEMDVKGLGHLSNTIKKDNSDFSILALKKFSETTA; encoded by the coding sequence ATGAAATTAGTTAGTTACCTGGCCAACAATGGTGAACATTTAGGCCTTTTTGTTGAAAATACTATTTACAATCTACCGGAAAATGCCGGTCTGATCGGAAAACAGTTGCCTGATTCAATGGCTGCTTTTTTAAACGGCGGAAGTGATGCAATGAAAATTGCTCATGAAGTCAACACCGGTATCATAAATAAGTCGATCAAAGCTATAGCTGCAAACGTCAATAGCGATGCGTTACTTGCCCCTGTTCCCCACCCGACTTCATGCCGCGACGGATATGCATTCAGACAGCATGTTGAAGCTGCTCGCAGAAACCGCAAGGTTCCTATGATAACAGAATTTGACCAATACCCTATTTTCTATTTTACTAATCATAATGCTGTACAAGGTCCCGGTGATGTTGTATGCATGCCCGATCATTTTCAGAAACTTGATTTCGAACTGGAAGTTTCAATAGTGATCGGTAAAAAAGGACGCAATGTAAAAGCAGCTGATGCTGATTCATACATTGCCGGATACATGATCATGAACGACATGAGTGCCCGTACTCTGCAAATGGAAGAAATGGCGTTGAATCTGGGACCTGCCAAAGGAAAAGATTTTTCAACCGTGATTGGTCCATGGTTAGTTACTCCCGATGAACTTGAACAATATAAAGTTCCTGCTAAACCGGGTCATGTTGGTAATGCTTATGATCTTCCAATGACTTGCAAAGTAAATGGTAAAGTAGTTTCTCAGGGTAATATGAAAGAGATGGACTGGACATTTGCTGAGATCATCGAACGTTGTGCTTATGGTGTGGATATTCTTCCTGGTGATGTGATCGGTTCTGGAACTGTTGGTACAGGTTGTTTTCTTGAACTAAATGGAACCGGACTTTTAAATGATCCGAATTACAAAGTGCAATGGTTGCAACCAAATGATGTTGTTGAAATGGATGTAAAAGGACTTGGCCATTTATCCAATACTATCAAAAAAGATAATTCAGATTTTTCAATTCTCGCATTGAAAAAATTCAGTGAAACTACAGCGTAA